One region of Bacteriovorax sp. Seq25_V genomic DNA includes:
- the pssA gene encoding CDP-diacylglycerol--serine O-phosphatidyltransferase, whose translation MIIQGPKRIAFFLPNTFTALNMACGFSSIIFAIRGQFYIGSMILLLGAIFDMVDGRVARLTGTQSAFGEQFDSISDVISFGMAPALLLYMKFFVSLGRVGLVISFIYLLCGALRLARFNANIDKISSDYFQGLPIPGAALAVIGFVLCATELDFGPYSQYIAIFYSLFFSFLMISSIPFASFKDSEFVKKNKRKVLALIFLTFALILLHEQFMILCVMVVYVLSCLVYAFVKRKEMSHIFDWNEDEEE comes from the coding sequence ATGATTATCCAAGGACCAAAGAGAATAGCATTCTTTTTACCAAACACTTTTACCGCCCTTAATATGGCATGTGGTTTTAGTTCCATTATATTTGCAATTAGAGGCCAGTTTTATATTGGATCAATGATTCTTCTTTTAGGGGCTATTTTTGATATGGTTGACGGGAGAGTTGCAAGACTTACTGGTACTCAATCGGCTTTTGGGGAGCAGTTTGATTCTATTAGTGATGTTATTTCATTTGGAATGGCTCCAGCACTTCTTCTCTACATGAAGTTCTTTGTTAGTCTAGGTAGAGTAGGACTCGTTATTTCCTTTATATACCTTCTTTGTGGAGCTTTAAGGCTTGCAAGGTTTAATGCTAATATTGATAAAATTTCATCTGACTATTTTCAAGGTTTGCCAATTCCTGGTGCTGCTCTTGCTGTAATTGGATTTGTTCTCTGCGCGACGGAGTTGGATTTTGGTCCATACTCGCAGTATATTGCAATTTTCTATTCTTTATTTTTTAGTTTTTTGATGATCTCAAGTATTCCTTTTGCCTCTTTCAAAGATTCTGAATTTGTGAAGAAGAATAAAAGGAAAGTTCTTGCGTTGATTTTTCTAACTTTTGCTCTCATTTTACTTCATGAGCAGTTTATGATTCTTTGTGTTATGGTTGTTTATGTACTATCATGTTTAGTATACGCTTTTGTAAAACGCAAAGAGATGTCACATATCTTTGATTGGAATGAGGATGAAGAAGAGTAA
- the rseP gene encoding RIP metalloprotease RseP has product MLEKIAIFILFLGPLVFFHELGHFLFARLFGVRVEVFSIGFGPKILKFKKGFTEYAISLIPLGGYVKMFGDDPLNSKDVPENLRRYSFVFKSKMARFWIVFGGPLANFILAFFIFFTLFVTGEKVPEIKMGNIEISSEFYKLGLRSGDVLKKVNENVISSPSDILLESDGKIRTLEVSRLGTPVIVNLDLTADEFFEKMAEYPPLLIKPVLKSAAGEYYGLSTDQSSIDWSTSLEELELSSGKIYLHKLSTQSVLENEPELDVSVPAVEFNHSGVSIHESVVNQNLFPVDLVVKSVNMNSPADKAGLKSGDIIKRVRGVTVLSFESLRKLVQDSDSSGVEVEVIRDGETLKKTIVPEVKTISGATVKLIGVYSSGMYVGGKYVNTEPLSFGHAVKKSFSRTIESIKKTLEGFKKLIFAETSFKNIGGPLAIGKVASDSFNTSMSYFFQLMALISVNLGVINLFPIPVLDGGHIMFIILEVVNGGPLSRRKLEIAQQFGLSLLLLLMVGALFNDFIRFL; this is encoded by the coding sequence TTGCAAGACTTTTTGGGGTACGAGTTGAAGTATTTTCAATTGGATTTGGACCAAAAATCTTAAAATTTAAAAAAGGTTTCACGGAGTATGCTATTTCGCTCATTCCACTTGGTGGATATGTGAAGATGTTTGGCGATGACCCATTAAATAGTAAAGATGTTCCAGAGAACTTAAGAAGATATAGCTTTGTTTTTAAGAGTAAGATGGCACGATTTTGGATTGTCTTTGGTGGACCACTTGCAAATTTTATTCTTGCATTTTTTATTTTTTTCACACTATTTGTTACAGGCGAAAAAGTTCCTGAAATTAAAATGGGTAATATTGAAATTAGCTCTGAGTTTTATAAGCTTGGGTTAAGATCTGGTGATGTGTTAAAGAAAGTTAACGAAAATGTGATATCTTCTCCAAGTGACATCTTACTTGAGTCTGATGGAAAGATCAGGACACTTGAGGTTTCGAGATTAGGAACACCTGTCATTGTTAATCTTGATTTAACTGCAGATGAGTTTTTTGAAAAAATGGCGGAGTATCCACCACTTTTGATAAAGCCAGTTCTTAAGTCTGCTGCTGGAGAGTATTATGGACTCTCAACTGATCAATCTTCAATTGATTGGTCTACATCATTAGAAGAGCTTGAGCTTTCGAGTGGGAAAATATACTTACATAAATTATCGACACAATCTGTTTTAGAAAATGAGCCAGAACTTGATGTTTCTGTTCCTGCTGTGGAGTTTAATCACTCTGGAGTTTCAATCCATGAGTCGGTGGTGAATCAAAATTTATTTCCTGTTGACCTCGTAGTGAAGAGTGTGAATATGAATTCGCCAGCGGATAAAGCGGGGCTAAAATCTGGGGACATTATTAAGAGGGTTCGTGGTGTAACTGTCTTAAGTTTTGAATCTCTAAGAAAGCTTGTTCAGGATTCTGATAGTAGTGGTGTTGAGGTTGAGGTTATCAGAGATGGTGAAACCTTGAAAAAAACTATTGTCCCTGAAGTCAAAACTATCTCTGGGGCGACAGTTAAGTTAATTGGGGTTTACTCATCTGGTATGTATGTTGGTGGTAAGTATGTAAACACTGAACCGCTATCGTTTGGTCATGCTGTGAAGAAGAGTTTTTCTCGTACAATTGAAAGTATTAAGAAAACCCTAGAAGGATTTAAGAAGCTTATTTTCGCTGAGACCTCTTTTAAGAATATTGGTGGACCGCTTGCTATTGGAAAAGTTGCATCTGACTCATTTAATACAAGTATGTCGTACTTCTTTCAGTTGATGGCATTAATCTCTGTGAACTTGGGAGTAATTAATTTATTTCCAATCCCTGTTCTTGATGGTGGCCATATTATGTTTATTATCCTCGAAGTAGTTAATGGTGGACCACTTTCAAGAAGAAAGCTTGAAATTGCTCAGCAATTTGGGTTATCACTTCTACTGCTCTTAATGGTCGGAGCTTTATTTAACGACTTTATCAGATTTTTATAA
- the truA gene encoding tRNA pseudouridine(38-40) synthase TruA produces MNFYKAIVSYKGTQFSGWQKQPDQISIQGEIEKVVAKISNCKISDIQIIGSGRTDTGVHALGQAIRIATPLRIESSAFKKAINSLIHADIKLKEVEVASEDFNPVFDAIEKEYHYYFSTSKDISPHYQELLTFLNQELDLELMNQACSLFIGEHDFENFRTVGTPVKSTVRTITECRVEKVSHHIFDFPENTFVLKIKGNGFLKQMVRLIMASVWSVGSSKKSIEDLRDYMAIQSTQKFAPTAPPQGLYLVQVSY; encoded by the coding sequence TTGAACTTCTATAAAGCAATCGTTTCTTATAAAGGGACACAGTTTTCGGGTTGGCAAAAGCAACCCGATCAAATCTCTATCCAGGGTGAGATTGAAAAAGTTGTCGCTAAAATTTCAAATTGTAAGATCAGTGATATTCAAATAATAGGCTCCGGAAGAACGGATACGGGTGTTCATGCTTTGGGGCAAGCTATTCGTATTGCTACACCCCTTAGAATTGAGTCCTCAGCGTTTAAGAAAGCGATTAACTCACTCATTCATGCAGATATTAAACTTAAGGAAGTTGAAGTTGCTAGCGAAGACTTCAATCCTGTTTTTGATGCTATCGAAAAAGAATATCACTACTATTTTTCAACTTCTAAAGACATTAGTCCTCACTATCAAGAGCTATTAACTTTTTTGAATCAGGAACTTGATTTGGAACTTATGAATCAAGCATGTTCATTATTTATTGGTGAACATGATTTTGAAAACTTTAGAACAGTTGGGACTCCTGTGAAATCAACAGTCAGAACGATTACAGAGTGTCGAGTCGAAAAGGTTTCACACCACATCTTTGATTTTCCAGAGAATACTTTTGTTTTAAAAATAAAAGGAAATGGTTTTTTAAAGCAGATGGTTCGCTTAATTATGGCCAGTGTTTGGTCGGTGGGTTCGTCAAAAAAATCTATTGAGGATTTGAGAGATTATATGGCCATACAAAGTACTCAGAAATTTGCACCAA